A stretch of Linepithema humile isolate Giens D197 chromosome 3, Lhum_UNIL_v1.0, whole genome shotgun sequence DNA encodes these proteins:
- the LOC136998555 gene encoding uncharacterized protein has product MTSMFRRGTIFATFFLSLLGGGLVCAALVTQHWVEARPWRTPNPQESAGRVHFGLLQGKKELNVAYGWRTYHVSVPQMIRQDPSVMSWALWIATLVTTSAALVAAALAALLAVLNTATSPRSKILSIPGVYFINMLTLLMCLASTCTWLAQYYTRLYVNVLPKEDIDNMWTSEGSAELGYSFWLIVSAGVIHLISIALVGWGSGREKDNRLEPIPALEEKTAAAIMLY; this is encoded by the exons ATGACGTCGATGTTTCGGAGGGGCACGATATTCGCAACATTTTTCCTATCATTATTGGGTGGAGGGCTCGTCTGTGCAGCCCTTGTGACTCAGCACTGGGTTGAAGCGCGACCGTGGAGAACGCCTAATCCTCAAGAGAGCGCCGGTCGAGTTCACTTCGGCCTGCTACAAGGCAAGAAGGAATTAAACGTCGCTTACGGATGGAGGACGTATCACGTATCTG ttCCTCAAATGATTCGACAAGATCCATCAGTGATGTCTTGGGCTCTCTGGATCGCTACGTTAGTAACAACGTCGGCTGCCTTGGTAGCAGCTGCGCTTGCTGCACTTTTGGCAGTTTTAAACACAGCTACTTCACCAAGATCAAAAATTCTATCCATTCCTggcgtatattttataaacatgttAACAC TGTTAATGTGCTTAGCAAGCACTTGTACTTGGTTAGCGCAGTATTATACAAGACTGTACGTTAATGTGCTTCCGAAGGAGGACATCGATAATATGTGGACTAGCGAAGGTTCCGCCGAACTTGGTTATTCATTTTG gCTCATTGTTAGCGCTGGCGTTATACACCTGATCAGCATAGCGTTAGTCGGCTGGGGATCGGGTAGAGAAAAAGACAATCGTCTGGAACCAATACCCGCGCTCGAGGAGAAAACAGCCGCAGCGATAATGttgtattaa
- the eIF3a gene encoding eukaryotic translation initiation factor 3 subunit A, producing the protein MARYGQRPENALKRANEFIEVGKPARALDTLQEVFRNKKWTYNWSESVLEPIMFKYLDLCVELKKSHIAKEGLFQYRNMFQSVNVGSLENVIRGYLRMAEEKTNAARKQSQQAVIDIDDLDNLATPESILLSAVSGEDAQDRSDRTILTPWVKFLWESYCQCLELLRTNAHVETLYHDIARMAFQFCLEYNRKTEFRKLCEKLRKHLEEICKLPPLVSNVSMNKAETQQLNLETRLNQLDSAIQMELWQEAFKSSEDVHGMMNLSKKLPVPKTMANYYQKLAMVFWKAGNYLFHAAALFKLLQLSREMKKNMSSEEQQRMANRVLLATLSIPLPSAHPEFDRFIETDKSPLEKAQKLATLLGLSQPPTRISLLKDIVRLNVVSLASPQLQELYSWLEVEFHPLELCIRVDSVIQTLQADENSPLAQYIPALQDVTLVRLVHQISQVYQTIQFSRLLELAKFTTDFHLERLLVDCVRYNDMQIRIDHGKTCVHFGVDLSEAQREDHPDGPVLQAMPSEQIRCQLVNMATVLHRAINVINPNKKKLEREKLRSAMVAHYHETKMKEHQRILGRHKIIEERKEYIEHINTVREEEEMRRQEELQRQQMLAEQKRLEQEREERERKRQQSEIQQIKDRHLKEKMQQISQTSHGQKVLKKLDEDEIKKLDAEQIAAREAEELQKERREMQQKLKSQEKKVDYLERAKRLEEIPLLEKAVQDRMQQAKQLWRQQEDERIAAAIEERQEAVATQERLERMKEDHDSFLAKILAERRSIYLEKLKDFEKLLHEERAKRLLKRKTERKAERKMKFEKERAEAAERRRLEELRVKQEEEKKRLEEERAKREEEERIRRAEEEAREAERLAKLKKQAEIIRAKEAEIERKLEEERQRDKEISSTWRRLERDGEQRGERDRDRDRDRDRERERDRDRDVPKPSLESWRRNNDKESDGLKNESDRWRKRDDKIEDSSWKRREPERRDADKWRRNDDADRWKKDADKWRKDDNLDRDDLRDRDRLDNRGFEKRDDRDRTDRTDRTDRTDRTDRTDRTDRTDRTDRTDRDRGIDGRGILSREIPRDSTIRDDRDRDRARMPDRRGGYRERREEPARSTNQDWRKREPAQESSRDPPKREREERKDDRLPPRPDERRRPLEDDGWSKVSRR; encoded by the exons ATGGCGCGCTATGGGCAGAGACCCGAGAACGCCCTAAAACGGGCGAACG aATTCATTGAAGTGGGCAAACCAGCCCGAGCATTAGACACATTACAAGAAGTCTtccgtaataaaaaatggacgTACAATTGGTCAGAGTCTGTACTGGAACCTATAATGTTCAAGTATTTGGACCTTTGCGTGGAATTGAAGAAATCTCACATAGCGAAGGAAGGTTTATTCCAGTACAGAAATATGTTTCAATCCGTCAATGTTGGGAGTTTGGAGAATGTGATCCGTGGCTATTTGAGAATGGCTGAGGAAAAGACAAATGCGGCACGGAAACAGAGTCAGCAAGCTGTAATTGACATTGATGATCTTGATAATCTCGCTACACCGGAAAGCATTTTGCTCTCAGCTGTCAGTGGAGAGGACGCGCAAGACAGAAGTGATCGTACCATTTTGACACCCTGGGTGAAGTTCTTATGGGAATCGTACTGCCAATGTTTGGAGTTGCTCAGAACTAATGCACATGTAGAAACTCTTTACCACGATATTGCACGTATGGCTTTTCAATTTTGTCTCGAATACAATCGTAAGACTGAATTTCGAAAGTTATGCGAGAAATTAAGGAAACATCTTGAGGAGATATGCAAATTGCCGCCCCTTGTGTCGAATGTGTCTATGAATAAGGCGGAGACACAGCAGTTGAATTTAGAGACTAGATTAAACCAATTAGATTCTGCGATACAAATGGAATTGTGGCAGGAGGCCTTTAAATCTTCGGAGGATGTGCACGGCATGATGAATCTTTCGAAGAAACTCCCTGTACCAAAAACGATGGCTAATTATTACCAAAAACTGGCTATGGTCTTCTGGAAAGCTGGCAATTATCTTTTCCATGCGGCCGCGTTGTTCAAACTTTTACAACTCTCTCGTGAAATGAAGAAGAACATGTCCTCAGAGGAACAGCAGCGAATGGCCAATCGTGTATTGTTGGCAACGTTGTCGATACCGTTGCCATCCGCTCACCCTGAATTCGATCGTTTTATAGAAACCGACAAGAGCCCATTGGAAAAGGCACAAAAACTCGCGACGCTTTTAGGCCTCTCACAACCACCGACACGTATCTCTTTACTGAAAGATATTGTTCGTTTGAACGTCGTCAGTCTCGCGTCACCGCAATTGCAGGAATTGTATTCGTGGTTAGAAGTGGAGTTTCATCCGTTGGAGCTCTGTATCAGAGTCGATTCCGTGATTCAGACGTTACAGGCGGACGAAAATAGCCCGTTAGCCCAATATATCCCGGCTTTACAGGATGTGACGCTTGTACGTCTCGTTCATCAGATTTCTCAAGTTTATCAAACTATACAATTCTCCAGACTTTTAGAACTCGCAAAATTCACGACCGATTTTCATCTCGAGCGTCTTTTAGTAGACTGCGTACGCTATAACGACATGCAGATTAGAATAGATCATGGCAAGACATGTGTTCACTTCGGAGTGGATCTCTCAGAGGCGCAACGAGAGGATCATCCGGACGGTCCCGTGTTACAGGCGATGCCGTCCGAACAAATACGCTGCCAGTTGGTGAACATGGCGACCGTGTTGCACCGTGccataaatgtaattaatcccaataaaaagaaactcgAGCGCGAGAAGCTGCGTAGCGCAATGGTCGCCCACTATCACGAAACCAAGATGAAGGAGCATCAAAGAATATTGGGCAGGCACAAGATCATCGAAGAGCGGAAGGAGTACATTGAGCACATCAATACAGTCCGCGAGGAGGAAGAAATGCGCCGACAGGAAGAGCTTCAACGACAGCAAATGCTGGCCGAACAGAAGCGTCTGGAACAGGAGCGCGAGGAGCGCGAACGAAAACGACAGCAGAGTGAGATTCAGCAGATCAAGGATCGCCATCTCAAGGAGAAGATGCAACAAATCTCGCAGACGAGTCATGGACAGAAAGTGCTAAAGAAATTGGACGAAGATGAGATCAAGAAACTGGACGCGGAGCAGATTGCGGCGCGAGAAGCCGAGGAATTACAGAAAGAGCGCAGAGAGATGCAGCAAAAGCTCAAGTCTCAGGAGAAGAAGGTCGATTACCTGGAGCGTGCCAAACGACTCGAGGAAATCCCATTATTGGAGAAGGCTGTGCAAGACAGAATGCAGCAAGCGAAACAACTCTGGCGGCAGCAGGAGGATGAGCGAATCGCTGCAGCTATCGAAGAAAGGCAGGAGGCTGTTGCGACTCAAGAGCGCTTGGAACGTATGAAGGAGGATCATGACAGCTTCCTGGCCAAGATCTTAGCCGAGCGTAGGAGTATATATCTCGAGAAGCTAAAGGACTTCGAGAAGCTGTTGCACGAAGAGCGTGCCAAACGACTGTTGAAACGCAAGACGGAGCGCAAGGCCGAACGTAAGATGAAATTTGAGAAAGAACGTGCGGAGGCCGCGGAACGAAGACGGTTGGAGGAATTGCGCGTTAAACaggaagaagagaagaaacgtttggaagaagaaagagccaagagagaagaagaggaaagaaTTAGACGGGCCGAAGAGGAGGCCCGAGAAGCTGAACGTTTAGCCAAGCTTAAGAAGCAAGCCGAAATTATAAGAGCCAAGGAAGCCGAGATTGAACGTAAATTGGAGGAAGAACGGCaaagagataaagaaatatcatCGACATGGCGACGTCTGGAAAGAGATGGTGAGCAGCGCGGTGAACGTGATCGTGATCGTGACCGTGACCGTGACCGTGAACGCGAGCGCGATCGTGATCGCGATGTTCCGAAACCTT cATTGGAATCATGGCGGCGTAATAATGATAAGGAGTCTGATGGGCTCAAAAATGAGTCGGACCGCTGGAGGAAGCGCGATGACAAAATTGAGGACTCTTCGTGGAAGAGAAGGGAACCAGAACGACGTGATGCGGATAAATGGAGAAGAAACGATGATGCAGACAGGTGGAAGAAGGACGCGGACAAATGGCGGAAGGATGATAATTTGGATAGAGATGATTTAAGAGATCGAGATAGATTGGACAATCGTGGTTTCGAAAAAAGAGACGATCGCGACCGTACTGACCGTACTGACCGTACTGATCGTACTGACCGTACTGATCGTACTGACCGTACTGACCGTACTGATCGTACTGACCGTACTGACCGTGACCGCGGAATAGATGGACGTGGA ATTCTATCTCGTGAGATTCCACGTGATTCCACAATACGTGATGATCGAGATCGCGACCGCGCTAGGATGCCCGATCGCCGTGGCGGTTATCGCGAACGTCGTGAGGAACCAGCACGAAGCACTAATCAGGATTGGCGAAAACGCGAACCGGCTCAAGAGTCTTCTAGAGATCCGCCCAAGCGCGA ACGAGAAGAACGTAAAGATGACAGACTTCCACCTAGACCCGATGAAAGAAGACGACCACTGGAAGATGATGGCTGGTCGAAAGTCAGTCGGCGCTAA